One genomic segment of Bombina bombina isolate aBomBom1 chromosome 4, aBomBom1.pri, whole genome shotgun sequence includes these proteins:
- the GPR87 gene encoding G-protein coupled receptor 87, protein MEAQLRRELPGTHKEGVYPNITSPGGDSTTFSEIIRIVLPILYLIIFLGSVMLNGLAVWIFFHIRNKTSFIFYLKNIMVADLLMTVTFPFKIMQSSEIGPWNINVYICRYTSILFYTSMYISIVFLGLISIDRYLKVVKPFGSSKMYSIKFTKAVSACVWLAMCILALPDIILTNVQPKKSSIKDCMKLKSPFGVKWHEAIVYIEICVFFIVMIVLIACYISISRHIQKSTKPFISCSSRMRRHNQSIRVVVAVFFICFLPYHLCAIPFTFSKLDKIVSEYVYTILLYCKESTLFLSACNVCLDPIIYFFMCRSFSRRLFNRSSIRSRSESIKSLQSIRKSEVRIYCEYTEV, encoded by the coding sequence gAACCCACAAAGAAGGAGTTTACCCAAATATAACTAGCCCTGGAGGAGACTCTACAACTTTCAGTGAAATTATAAGAATTGTGTTACCAATATTATACCTAATCATCTTCTTGGGAAGTGTCATGTTGAATGGACTAGCAGTATGGATTTTCTTCCACATAAGAAACAAAACCAGTTTTATATTTTACCTCAAGAACATTATGGTTGCAGATCTTCTGATGACAGTAACTTTTCCTTTTAAAATCATGCAGTCATCTGAAATTGGACCATGGAATATCAATGTCTACATTTGCAGATACACCAGTATCTTGTTCTACACAAGCATGTATATTAGTATTGTGTTTCTCGGATTAATTAGCATTGATAGATACCTAAAGGTTGTGAAACCATTTGGAAGTTCAAAAATGTACAGCATAAAGTTTACAAAAGCTGTTTCTGCTTGTGTTTGGCTGGCTATGTGCATACTTGCCTTGCCAGACATCATCCTTACAAATGTTCAACCAAAGAAAAGCAGCATAAAGGATTGTATGAAACTGAAAAGCCCATTTGGAGTGAAATGGCATGAAGCTATCGTTTATATTGAAATTTGCGTTTTTTTCATTGTGATGATTGTTTTAATTGCATGCTACATTTCAATATCTCGTCACATACAAAAATCCACCAAACCTTTTATAAGTTGCTCAAGTCGTATGCGCAGACATAATCAGAGTATCCGTGTGGTTGTGGCAGTATTTTTCATCTGTTTTTTGCCCTATCATTTGTGCGCAATCCCCTTTACATTCAGCAAACTGGATAAAATTGTAAGCGAATATGTATATACCATCTTGCTTTACTGCAAAGAATCAACTCTTTTTCTGTCTGCATGTAATGTGTGTCTAGATcctatcatatatttttttatgtgcagATCCTTTTCAAGAAGGCTTTTTAACCGATCTAGTATCAGATCAAGAAGTGAAAGCATTAAATCACTTCAGAGCATCCGAAAATCTGAAGTCCGAATATACTGTGAATATACAGAAGTGTAA